From one Malus sylvestris chromosome 1, drMalSylv7.2, whole genome shotgun sequence genomic stretch:
- the LOC126633946 gene encoding 40S ribosomal protein S15a-1-like, with protein MRVSVLNDALKSMYNAEKRGKRQVMIRPSSKVIVKFLLVMQKHGYIGEFEYVDDHRAGKIVVELNGRLNKCGVISPRFDVGVKEIEGWTARLLPSRQFGYIVLTTSAGIMDHEEARRKNVGGKVLGFFY; from the exons ATGAGAGTTAGCGTTCTGAATGATGCTCTTAAGAGCATGTACAATGCTGAGAAAAGGGGCAAGCGCCAGGTCATGATCAGACCATCGTCCAAGGTCATTGTCAAGTTTCTTTTGGTGATGCAAAAGCACG GATACATTGGCGAGTTTGAGTATGTTGATGATCACAGGGCTGGTAAAATTGTGGTCGAGCTGAATGGAAGGCTTAACAAGTGTGGGGTTATCAGCCCTCGTTTTGATGTCGGCGTTAAGGAGATTGAGGGATGGACTGCAAGGTTGCTTCCCTCTAGACAG TTTGGATACATTGTGCTGACAACATCTGCTGGCATTATGGACCACGAGGAGGCTAGAAGAAAGAATGTCGGTGGTAAAGTGCTTGGTTTCTTTTACTAG
- the LOC126633932 gene encoding ras-related protein RABE1a-like — MATAQPARGRTDYDYLIKLLLIGDSGVGKSCLLLRFSDGSFTTSFITTIGIDFKIRTIELDGKRIKLQIWDTAGQERFRTITTAYYRGAMGILLVYDVTDESSFNNIRNWIRNIEQHASVNVNMILVGNKADMDESRRAVPTSRGQALADEYGIKFFETSAKTNLNVEEVFFSIARDIKQRLAESDARGTEPQTLRINEDRAGGQAAQNSSCCG; from the exons ATGGCGACTGCGCAACCGGCAAGGGGTCGGACCGATTACGATTATCTCATCAAGCTTCTCCTCATTGGGGACAGTG GTGTTGGCAAGAGTTGTCTGCTTTTGCGTTTCTCTGACGGCTCCTTCACAACAAGTTTTATCACCACTATTGG GATTGATTTCAAGATAAGAACAATCGAGCTTGATGGCAAACGGATTAAATTGCAAATCTGGGATACAGCTGGTCAAGAACGATTTCGAACAATTACAACAG CTTACTATCGAGGAGCCATGGGTATTTTGTTGGTGTATGATGTTACCGATGAGTCATCTTTCAACA ACATTAGAAACTGGATTCGCAACATTGAGCAGCATGCTTCTGTCAATGTCAACATGATTCTGGTGGGAAACAAAGCTGATATGGATGAAAGCAGAAGG GCTGTGCCGACTTCTAGGGGTCAAGCTCTTGCTGATGAGTATGGTATCAAGTTCTTTGAAACT AGTGCAAAGACAAACCTGAATGTGGAGGAGGTCTTTTTTTCAATAGCCAGGGATATCAAACAGAGACTTGCAGAATCTGATGCCAGGGGCACTGAG CCTCAGACACTTAGGATTAATGAAGACAGAGCCGGTGGTCAAGCTGCGCAAAACTCATCTTGCTGCGGTTAG
- the LOC126633876 gene encoding uncharacterized protein LOC126633876 yields the protein MSWFRAGSGVAKLAIRRSLSNSGSYAARRRVLPSQSRDFHTTIPKSKAAPVPHPVPLSRLTDSFLDGTSSVYLEGLQRAWEADPNSVDESWDNFFRNFVGQASTSPGISGQTIQESMRLLLLVRAYQVNGHMKAKLDPLGLEEREIPDDLDPALYGFTEADLDREFFLGVWRMAGFLSENRPVQTLRSILTRLEQAYCGTIGYEYMHIADRERCNWLRNKIETPTPMQYNRQRREVILDRLIWSTQFENFLATKWTAAKRFGLEGGETLIPGMKEMFDRSADLGVESIVIGMSHRGRLNVLGNVVRKPLRHIFSEFSGGTKPVDEDGLYTGTGDVKYHLGTSYDRPTRGGKRIHLSLVANPSHLEAVDPVVVGKTRAKQYYSNDADRTKNMGVLIHGDGSFAGQGVVYETLHLSALPNYTTGGTIHIVVNNQVAFTTDPMSGRSSQYCTDVAKALNAPIFHVNADDVEAVVHVCELAAEWRQTFHSDVVVDLVCYRRFGHNEIDEPSFTQPKMYKVIRNHPSALTIYQNKLLESGQVAKEDIERIQSKVNEILNEEFLASKDYTLQRRDWLSSHWSGFKSPEQISRIRNTGVKPEILKSVGKAVTALPETLKPHRAVKKVYEQRAQMIATGEGIDWAVAEALAFATLLVEGNHVRLSGQDVERGTFSHRHSVIHDQETGEKYCPLDHITAGQDEEMFTVSNSSLSEFGVLGFELGYSMESPNALVIWEAQFGDFANGAQVIFDQFLSSGESKWLRQTGLVVLLPHGYDGQGPEHSSARLERFLQMSDDHPFVIPEMDPTLRKQIQECNWQVVNVTTPANYFHVLRRQLHREFRKPLIVMAPKNLLRHKDCKSNLSEFDDVQGHPGFDKQGTRFKRLIKDQNGHSDLEEGIRRLVLCSGKVYYELDEERRKVEAKDVAICRVEQLCPFPYDLIQRELKRYPNAEIVWVQEEPMNMGAYSYIAPRLSTAMKSLGRGTFDDIKYIGRAPSAATATGFYTVHLKEQSEIVHKAVQKEPIEFPS from the exons ATGTCGTGGTTTAGAGCTGGGTCTGGTGTGGCAAAGCTCGCCATTAGGAGAAGTTTATCGAATAGCGGGTCCTATGCGGCTAGGAGGCGGGTTCTTCCGTCCCAAAGCCGAGACTTTCACACCACAATACCTAAATCGAAGGCTGCCCCGGTTCCACACCCTGTACCCCTCTCTAGGCTAACTGATAGTTTCTTAGATGGAACCAGCAGTGTTTATTTGGAGGGGCTTCAGAGGGCTTGGGAAGCCGACCCCAATAGCGTTGATGAGTCGTGGGACAATTTCTTTAGGAATTTTGTGGGTCAGGCCTCTACCTCGCCCGGAATTTCGGGGCAGACCATTCAAGAGAGTATGCGTCTGTTGTTGCTTGTGAGGGCATACCAGGTCAATGGTCACATGAAAGCTAAATTGGACCCTTTGGgtttggaagagagagaaatCCCAGATGATCTTGACCCTGCTCTATATGGGTTCACTGAGGCTGATCTCGATAGAGAGTTCTTTTTGGGGGTCTGGAGGATGGCTGGGTTTTTGTCCGAGAACCGTCCTGTGCAGACCCTTAGGTCCATATTGACCCGGCTTGAGCAGGCTTACTGTGGGACCATTGGGTATGAGTATATGCACATTGCAGATCGTGAGAGATGTAACTGGTTGAGAAACAAGATTGAGACTCCTACACCAATGCAATATAATAGGCAGCGCCGTGAGGTTATTCTTGATAGGCTTATTTGGAGTACACAATTTGAGAACTTCTTAGCCACTAAGTGGACAGCAGCAAAGAGGTTTGGGCTTGAAGGGGGAGAAACTCTTATTCCTGGCATGAAGGAGATGTTTGATAGGTCTGCTGATCTCGGGGTTGAGAGCATAGTTATTGGAATGTCTCACAGAGGCAGACTGAATGTATTGGGTAATGTGGTTCGGAAACCTTTGCGTCACATATTTAGTGAATTCAGTGGTGGAACAAAGCCCGTGGATGAAGATGGGCTCTACACAGGGACTGGTGATGTCAAGTATCACCTGGGAACCTCTTATGATCGACCCACTAGAGGTGGGAAGAGAATCCATTTATCTTTGGTTGCAAATCCAAGTCACTTGGAAGCTGTGGACCCCGTTGTTGTTGGAAAAACTAGAGCAAAACAATATTATTCAAATGATGCGGACAGGACCAAGAATATGGGTGTCTTGATTCATGGAGATGGTAGCTTTGCTGGACAAGGTGTGGTCTACGAGACTCTTCATCTAAGTGCTCTTCCGAACTATACCACTGGTGGGACTATACACATTGTGGTGAACAACCAAGTTGCGTTCACAACTGATCCAATGTCCGGAAGATCGTCACAGTATTGTACTGATGTTGCCAAAGCATTGAATGCCCCTATTTTTCATGTAAATGCTGATGACGTGGAGGCAGTTGTTCATGTATGTGAGCTTGCAGCTGAATGGCGCCAGACCTTCCATTCTGATGTTGTGGTTGATTTAGTATGCTATCGTCGATTTGGGCATAATGAGATTGATGAGCCCTCTTTCACGCAGCCCAAAATGTACAAG GTTATTCGGAATCATCCCTCAGCTCTAACAATCTACCAGAACAAACTTCTAGAGTCTGGACAAGTAGCCAAAGAAGACATTGAAAGGATACAAAGCAAGGTTAATGAAATTCTCAATGAAGAATTCTTGGCTAGCAAGGATTACACTCTTCAAAGAAGGGACTGGCTTTCATCCCATTGGTCTGGATTTAAGTCACCTGAACAGATTTCTCGTATCCGGAATACTGG GGTAAAACCAGAGATTTTGAAGAGTGTTGGCAAAGCAGTTACAGCCCTTCCAGAAACTTTAAAGCCTCACAGGGCAGTAAAGAAGGTGTatgaacaacgtgcacaaatgATTGCAACTGGTGAAGGAATTGATTGGGCAGTTGCGGAAGCACTTGCCTTTGCTACACTACTAGTAGAAGGTAACCATGTTCGACTGAGTGGTCAGGATGTTGAAAGAGGTACATTTAGTCATCGGCATTCTGTTATTCACGACCAGGAAACTGGGGAAAAGTATTGCCCTCTTGACCATATTACGGCTGGCCAAGATGAGGAAATGTTTACAGTTAGCAACAG CTCACTCTCGGAGTTTGGAGTTCTTGGATTTGAATTGGGTTACTCGATGGAGAGTCCAAATGCATTAGTGATCTGGGAAGCTCAATTTGGTGATTTTGCAAACGGAGCTCAAGTTATCTTTGATCAGTTTTTGAGTAGTGGGGAGTCCAAGTGGCTTCGTCAAACTGGGCTTGTTGTGCTGCTTCCTCATGGTTACGATGGCCAGGGCCCTGAACATTCTAGCGCCCGACTGGAGCGATTTCTTCAG ATGAGTGATGACCATCCTTTTGTCATACCTGAGATGGATCCCACACTTCGAAAGCAAATTCAGGAATGCAATTGGCAGGTTGTGAACGTGACAACTCCTGCCAACTACTTCCATGTTCTGCGTCGTCAG TTACACAGGGAATTCCGCAAGCCTCTTATTGTGATGGCTCCTAAAAACCTGTTACGGCACAAGGATTGCAAATCAAATCTATCTGAGTTTGATGATGTGCAAGGTCACCCAGGTTTTGACAAGCAGGGGACCAGATTTAAGCGCCTCATCAAGGACCAGAATGGCCACTCTGATCTGGAGGAGGGTATTAGACGGCTGGTCCTGTGCTCCGGCAAG GTTTATTATGAGCTTGATGAAGAGCGAAGAAAGGTTGAAGCAAAGGATGTTGCAATTTGTAGAGTGGAACAGCTTTGCCCTTTCCCGTATGACCTCATCCAGAGAGAGCTGAAGCGATATCCAA ATGCTGAGATAGTTTGGGTCCAGGAAGAGCCGATGAACATGGGCGCCTACAGCTATATCGCACCCCGCCTTAGCACTGCCATGAAGTCCCTGGGTAGAGGAACTTTCGACGACATAAAATATATTGGCCGTGCTCCATCAGCTGCCACGGCCACTGGTTTCTATACAGTTCATTTGAAGGAACAAAGTGAGATTGTACACAAAGCGGTACAGAAGGAGCCAATTGAGTTTCCCAGTTGA